One region of Flavobacterium sp. KACC 22763 genomic DNA includes:
- a CDS encoding TonB-dependent receptor plug domain-containing protein, producing the protein MNYNRFTFVFLFLFFSCIALAQNARVKGIILDVEKHPVGGVNISSQGTAGQSDANGFYEIEIPSNKKVSLIFTHVSLKMMSLTVSLKTNEVFVFNPIMSNSEEQMGEVFVSSGNRKRVQGITSVDTETIKKIPGANAGIENILKTLPGVNSNNELSTQYMVRGGNYDENLVYVNEVEVYRPFLIRSGQQEGLSFTNTDLVQNVEFSAGGFQAKFGDKLSSVLDITYRKPTQFGAAFEASFLGGSAAVDLVSKNKKWSAVTGVRYRNNSLLVNSQDTDTNYKPTFADIQTNVNYDISEKWQMSFLGNISQNKYSYEPLVRQTNFGTLDQPMALAVYYDGQEKDQYNTYFGALKTTFKASPTLTLKLIGSLFHTTEQEHFDILAQYRLGNVNAEDPENASAVDFTRGIGSQLNHARNDLDALIANIELKGTKDWKESQLEFGLKYTRESIRDRVVEWEVIDSAGFSINPPLVILPKNNQPYTPYTGPLLPYQNIRATNFNTINRFSGYAQWNKQSEIGSSQIWYHLGARFQGWNVAGALEEGKTQFVVSPRAQFAIKPDWDRDMVFRISGGLYHQPPFYRELRDLEGVVNPNVKAQEAVHVVLGNDYNFKMWNRPFKWVTELYYKSLSDVNVYSIDNVRIRYVANNNAKAYAQGLDFRLNGEFVPGTESWISFGYLKTEENYENRGYIARPTDQRLKFAMLFQDYMPNIPSVKVYLNLVYNTGLPGGAPAYSDPYLYQNRLNDYRRADIGFAKVFVDASTQNTKKGWLKNFKELAVGLEIFNLFNNQNAITNTWVRDVYSKNQYAIPNYMTSRVFNVKINARL; encoded by the coding sequence TTGAATTACAACAGGTTTACATTCGTTTTTCTTTTTTTATTTTTCAGCTGTATTGCTTTAGCTCAAAATGCCCGCGTAAAAGGGATAATTTTAGATGTGGAAAAACATCCTGTTGGGGGCGTAAATATTTCGTCTCAAGGAACTGCTGGGCAATCTGATGCAAATGGATTTTATGAAATTGAAATTCCATCAAACAAAAAGGTTTCGCTGATTTTTACTCACGTTTCTTTAAAAATGATGAGTTTGACGGTCAGTTTAAAAACAAATGAAGTATTTGTTTTTAATCCGATTATGAGTAATTCGGAAGAGCAAATGGGAGAAGTTTTTGTTTCTTCTGGAAACAGAAAAAGAGTTCAGGGAATTACTTCGGTTGATACTGAAACCATAAAAAAGATTCCAGGCGCCAACGCAGGAATCGAAAATATTCTGAAAACGCTTCCTGGTGTTAATTCAAATAACGAATTGAGCACTCAATATATGGTTCGTGGCGGAAATTATGACGAAAATCTGGTTTATGTAAATGAAGTAGAAGTATATCGTCCGTTTTTAATTCGCTCGGGACAGCAGGAAGGACTTAGTTTTACCAATACAGATTTAGTCCAAAATGTTGAATTTTCTGCGGGTGGATTTCAGGCAAAGTTCGGCGATAAATTATCTTCTGTTTTGGATATTACATATCGAAAGCCAACTCAGTTTGGGGCAGCTTTTGAAGCCAGTTTTTTAGGAGGAAGCGCTGCAGTCGATTTAGTTTCAAAAAATAAAAAATGGTCTGCGGTAACAGGAGTTCGTTACAGAAATAATAGTCTTTTGGTAAATAGCCAAGATACAGATACTAATTATAAGCCAACTTTTGCCGATATTCAAACCAATGTGAATTATGATATTTCTGAAAAATGGCAAATGAGCTTTTTAGGAAATATTTCTCAAAACAAATATTCGTATGAGCCTTTAGTTCGTCAGACTAATTTTGGTACTTTAGATCAGCCAATGGCACTTGCAGTTTATTACGACGGACAGGAAAAAGATCAATATAATACTTATTTTGGAGCTTTAAAAACTACTTTTAAAGCATCGCCAACGCTTACTCTGAAATTAATTGGATCTTTGTTTCATACCACAGAACAAGAGCATTTTGATATTTTGGCACAATATCGTTTAGGGAATGTAAATGCTGAAGATCCAGAAAATGCATCTGCAGTTGATTTTACTCGCGGAATTGGTTCTCAGCTGAATCATGCCCGAAATGATTTGGATGCCCTAATCGCAAATATTGAATTGAAAGGAACTAAAGATTGGAAAGAAAGCCAGTTGGAATTTGGTTTAAAATATACTAGGGAATCTATTCGAGATCGAGTAGTGGAGTGGGAAGTTATTGACTCGGCAGGATTTTCTATAAATCCGCCTTTAGTCATTCTTCCAAAAAATAATCAGCCTTATACACCTTATACAGGACCGCTTTTGCCATATCAAAATATTCGGGCGACCAATTTTAATACCATAAATCGATTCTCAGGTTACGCTCAATGGAACAAACAATCAGAAATTGGTTCGAGCCAGATCTGGTATCATTTGGGAGCGCGTTTTCAAGGCTGGAATGTTGCGGGAGCTTTAGAAGAAGGAAAAACACAGTTTGTGGTAAGTCCGCGTGCGCAATTTGCGATAAAGCCAGATTGGGATCGTGATATGGTTTTCAGGATTTCAGGCGGCTTATATCATCAACCTCCGTTTTATAGAGAATTGCGAGATTTGGAAGGAGTTGTGAATCCGAATGTGAAAGCTCAGGAAGCTGTTCATGTCGTTTTAGGGAACGATTATAATTTTAAAATGTGGAATCGTCCTTTTAAATGGGTGACGGAGCTGTATTATAAATCACTTTCTGATGTAAATGTGTATTCGATTGATAATGTTCGAATTCGCTACGTTGCCAATAACAATGCAAAAGCCTATGCGCAAGGTCTTGATTTTAGATTAAATGGAGAGTTTGTGCCGGGAACTGAATCTTGGATAAGTTTTGGATATTTGAAAACCGAAGAAAATTACGAAAATAGAGGCTATATTGCTCGTCCGACGGATCAGCGTTTGAAATTTGCAATGCTTTTTCAAGACTACATGCCGAATATTCCAAGTGTAAAAGTGTATTTGAATTTAGTTTATAATACAGGATTGCCAGGAGGTGCGCCAGCATATTCAGATCCGTATTTATATCAAAACCGATTGAATGATTACAGAAGAGCTGATATTGGTTTTGCAAAGGTTTTTGTTGACGCAAGTACGCAAAACACAAAAAAAGGCTGGCTGAAAAACTTTAAAGAATTAGCTGTTGGATTGGAAATTTTCAATCTTTTCAATAATCAAAACGCTATTACCAATACTTGGGTTCGTGATGTGTATTCAAAAAATCAATATGCGATTCCAAATTATATGACTTCGAGGGTTTTTAACGTTAAGATAAATGCGAGGTTGTAA
- a CDS encoding M23 family metallopeptidase, producing the protein MRLYVLALLICNSVFAQTQYPKDYFRPPLDIPMQLSGNFGELRPNHFHAGFDLKTNQREGLTVHAIADGYVSRIKISTFGNGKCIYITHPNGYTSVYGHLQTPTGAILDYVKKTHYKEKAYEIEMFPKPDELPVKKGDIIGLSGNTGSSEGPHLHFEIRDTKTEFVINPIFFGFDQNLKDTKKPTLSSLYVYPLDNATVNQSKQPLLVNMALQKDGTYLASKVKANGKIGFGINAIDTDDVSHNRNGVFNVSTFLNGNQNYNYQFNTYSFDEMRYINALIDYSRYKKSGQRVQKLFMKTPFALSIIKTDSLRGIVKAESNLTSNYKIEVSDYFGNMNSITVPIEFDTATPLVESESVNGKYFIKYNRDANFEKDNMSVFFPAGTFYDDFNMNFDVRSNKLFIHDDTVPVHSNFTITIKDDTYPESLRDKLYIGKGTSYNGTIRKGDVFTAKAKILGTYGLVLDTIPPVIKIAKPIEGKWISDQKKIDLTISDSLSGIKSYNGYLNGSWVLFEYENKARRITHTFDDQYLAEGENVLKVEVVDNVGNTTIFETRFFRSQQK; encoded by the coding sequence ATGAGATTATATGTACTTGCCCTTTTAATTTGTAATTCTGTGTTTGCTCAAACACAATATCCTAAAGATTATTTCCGTCCGCCATTAGATATTCCAATGCAACTTTCTGGTAATTTCGGTGAGTTGAGACCTAATCATTTCCATGCAGGTTTTGATTTAAAGACCAATCAAAGAGAAGGTTTAACTGTACATGCAATTGCTGATGGATATGTGTCAAGAATTAAAATTTCGACATTTGGAAATGGAAAATGTATTTATATCACGCATCCAAACGGGTATACTTCTGTTTATGGGCATTTGCAAACACCAACTGGGGCAATTTTAGATTATGTAAAAAAAACGCATTACAAAGAAAAAGCCTATGAGATTGAAATGTTTCCAAAACCAGACGAACTTCCTGTGAAAAAGGGTGATATAATCGGACTTTCAGGAAACACAGGTTCGTCAGAAGGACCGCATCTTCATTTTGAAATTCGAGATACTAAAACAGAATTTGTTATCAACCCGATTTTCTTTGGCTTTGACCAAAATTTAAAAGATACTAAAAAACCAACCTTATCTAGTTTATATGTTTATCCGTTGGATAATGCTACGGTAAACCAATCTAAACAGCCTCTTCTGGTAAACATGGCGCTTCAAAAAGACGGAACTTATCTAGCTTCAAAAGTTAAGGCAAACGGAAAAATTGGTTTTGGAATTAATGCTATTGATACGGATGATGTGTCACATAACAGAAATGGGGTTTTTAACGTTTCGACTTTTTTAAACGGAAATCAGAATTATAACTATCAATTTAATACTTATTCTTTTGATGAAATGCGCTACATCAACGCTTTGATTGATTATTCTCGATATAAAAAATCTGGACAGCGTGTTCAGAAACTTTTTATGAAAACGCCTTTCGCTTTAAGTATTATTAAAACCGATTCACTTCGCGGTATTGTAAAAGCAGAATCTAATTTAACTTCAAATTACAAAATCGAGGTTTCAGATTATTTTGGGAATATGAATTCGATCACGGTTCCAATTGAGTTTGATACTGCAACACCTCTTGTGGAGTCAGAGTCAGTTAACGGAAAGTATTTTATAAAATATAATAGAGATGCCAATTTTGAGAAAGATAACATGTCGGTTTTCTTTCCTGCTGGAACTTTCTACGATGATTTTAATATGAATTTTGATGTTAGAAGTAATAAACTTTTTATTCATGACGATACGGTTCCAGTACATTCTAATTTTACAATTACCATAAAAGATGATACTTATCCAGAATCATTAAGAGATAAACTTTATATTGGTAAAGGGACAAGTTATAACGGAACAATCAGAAAAGGAGATGTTTTTACTGCGAAAGCAAAAATATTAGGTACATACGGCTTAGTTCTCGATACAATTCCGCCAGTTATTAAAATTGCAAAACCAATTGAAGGAAAATGGATTAGCGATCAAAAGAAAATTGATTTAACGATAAGCGATTCTCTGTCTGGCATAAAATCTTATAATGGCTATTTGAACGGAAGTTGGGTCTTGTTTGAATACGAAAATAAAGCCAGAAGAATTACGCATACTTTTGACGATCAATATTTAGCAGAAGGTGAAAACGTATTAAAAGTTGAAGTTGTTGATAATGTAGGAAATACTACTATCTTTGAAACTCGTTTTTTTAGAAGTCAACAAAAATAA
- a CDS encoding cell division protein ZapA, with amino-acid sequence MDGKLRIKISIADRVYPLTVEPAQEEGLRSASKKIDAMIKQFEENYAVRDKQDVLAMCALQFASQVEQKQIDNAIDGEETIERIKRLNTLLDQYLEN; translated from the coding sequence ATGGACGGAAAGCTTAGAATTAAAATATCAATTGCCGATCGCGTTTACCCACTTACGGTTGAACCCGCTCAAGAAGAAGGACTTAGAAGTGCTTCTAAAAAAATTGATGCTATGATTAAGCAGTTCGAAGAAAATTACGCGGTTCGTGACAAACAAGATGTTCTAGCCATGTGTGCATTACAATTTGCATCGCAAGTAGAACAAAAACAGATTGATAATGCAATCGATGGAGAAGAGACTATCGAAAGAATTAAAAGATTAAACACGCTTTTAGATCAATATCTCGAAAATTAA